A section of the Harmonia axyridis chromosome 2, icHarAxyr1.1, whole genome shotgun sequence genome encodes:
- the LOC123672162 gene encoding protein arginine N-methyltransferase 7, with protein sequence MNSKMDIFVQKNNVLTGLPEWEIENADYDYHQEIARSSFADMLHDTERNQKYEAALKIAIEKIHKKGQKAIVLDIGTGTGLLSMMAVRNGADKVTACEGFEPMSVCALEIIKLNGFENKIKVIPKRSINLTVGKNCDLDEKCNILVTEVFDTELIGECALSTFNHAHHSLLTEDCIVIPHSATMYAQVVECPIAHEWNRISDIYEDGELLLKVSDNIKNCTGSAALYDFQLSQLPKDSFKTLMKPTPIFEFDWTTCTPLKRSTVLSVQAECDGEAQAVFMWWDLKMDTENKIILSCAPYWDHPSSKSDLNVKIPWRDHWMQAVYYFPKEIVFIKGEELNLLANHDEYSLWFNIKKTPEFDKVDYRVPSCNCSVHILPRTRIGQMNDKHRYKVLMDNIKNKIAEKDILVLSNGCHFSLICSKLNSRKIYIFDNNTQSRKILLNFISVNEIKNVALFENIENLLKEIPEHSIDVVLAEPYFLTSILPWDNLYFYFSLRRIRSLLKENVQIYPKAACIKAIAVCFDDLHKIRTPLKECEGFKMENFDNLIKESSRICDELVEPQPLWEYPGIAVSSVEKIVTLQFSEHSLEFIKLRGTLKIEDKRACNGIAFWVDWLHGNDIITTGAIVDPEIGKKIMWDRNSKQGVCLFETKYVDSINYYFTLDLILGDIKFEYK encoded by the exons ATGAATAGCAAAATGGACATATTCGTTCAGAAAAATAACGTCTTAACTGGATTGCCAGAATGGGAAATAGAAAATGCGGATTATGACTATCACCAAGAAATTGCTCGATCTTCCTTTGCTGATATGTTACATGATACCGAAAGAAACCAGAAATATGAAGCTGCGTTGAAAAttgcaattgaaaaaatacataagaAAGGACAGAAAGCGATAGTTCTAGATATAGGTACTGGAACAGGGCTATTGTCTATGATGGCTGTTAGGAATGGTGCTGACAAAGTAACAGCTTGTGAGGGTTTTGAACCAATGAGTGTTTGTGctcttgaaataataaaactcaatggattcgaaaataaaataaaagtaaTTCCCAAAAGATCTATTAATTTAACTGTAGGTAAAAATTGTGATTTAGACGAAAAATGTAACATTTTAGTTACAGAAGTTTTCGACACTGAACTAATTGGGGAATGTGCTTTGTCAACTTTCAATCACGCTCATCATTCTTTGCTAACAGAAGACTGTATAGTTATACCTCATTCTGCTACAATGTATGCACAAGTAGTGGAATGTCCCATAGCACATGAATGGAATAGAATATCAGATATATATGAAGATGGGGAGCTTTTACTGAAAGTTTctgataatataaaaaattgtacTGGTTCTGCAGCTCTATATGATTTTCAACTGAGCCAATTGCCAAAAGATTCATTCAAAACTCTCATGAAACCTACTcctatttttgaatttgattggACTACTTGTACTCCTCTAAAGCGATCAACAGTTCTGAGTGTTCAAGCCGAGTGTGATGGTGAAGCACAGGCTGTATTTATGTGGTGGGACTTGAAAATGGATACTGAAAATAAGATAATACTCAGTTGTGCGCCATATTGGGATCATCCGTCATCCAAAAGTGATTTAAATGTGAAGATACCCTGGAGAGATCATTGGATGCAAGCGGTTTATTACTTTCCTAAAGAAATAGTGTTCATTAAGGGTGAAGAATTGAATTTATTAGCCAATCATGATGAATATTCTTTATggttcaatataaaaaaaacaccagAATTTGATAAAGTGGATTATAGAGTACCATCCTGTAATTGTAGTGTCCATATACTTCCAAGGACAAGAATTGGTCAAATGAACGACAAACATAGATATAAAGTATTAATGGATAATATAAAGAACAAAATTGCAGAAAAAGATATATTAGTTCTGAGTAATGGATGCCACTTTAGTTTGATATGTTCCAAATTGAACTcaagaaaaatatacattttcgaTAATAACACTCAATCTCGAAAAATTTTACTTAATTTCATTTCAGTTAATGAGATCAAAAATGTTgcattatttgaaaatattgaaaatttattgaaagaaataccAGAACATTCCATTGATGTAGTTTTAGCAGAACCTTATTTCCTCACAAGTATTCTACCTTGGGacaatttatatttctattttagCTTAAGAAGAATCAGGTCACTTTTGAAGGAGAATGTGCAAATTTATCCTAAAGCAGCTTGTATAAAAGCCATAGCCGTATGTTTTGATGACCTTCATAAAATTCGAACACCTTTGAAAGAATGTGAGGGTTTCAAAATGGAGAATTTCGATAATTTGATTAAG GAATCTTCACGTATATGTGATGAGTTGGTTGAACCACAACCTCTCTGGGAATATCCAGGTATTGCTGTGAGTTCGGTGGAAAAAATTGTAACTCTTCAATTCTCTGAACATAGCTTGGAATTTATAAAACTAAGAGGCACCTTAAAAATTGAAGA CAAACGAGCCTGCAATGGAATTGCTTTTTGGGTGGATTGGTTACATGGAAATGACATAATAACTACAGGTGCTATAGTTGATCCAGaaataggaaaaaaaataatgtggGACAGGAATAGCAAACAAGGGGTTTGTCTTTTTGAAACCAAATACGTGGATTCTATAAACTACTATTTCACGTTGGATCTCATTCTTGGAGACATAAAATTTGAGtacaaataa